A genomic window from Argopecten irradians isolate NY unplaced genomic scaffold, Ai_NY scaffold_0514, whole genome shotgun sequence includes:
- the LOC138312903 gene encoding uncharacterized protein: protein MKTSVHKAYAKSASEYNSGTCYFPNLEPYGPEVKRFVKVRKHHDCGRWNLITYREGMKLIVNKTVTSHYPLFANCSYQPYVKEVEHDSRKLFLKERFRTFNESIDITDQFYMVSCFNTKKTLLGQQHFASVIRNETLMKLRQGYRSDIANPALRRPMDVVMVGLESTSRLNFFRQMNYTKAFLDSISTVDMLGYNKAGLNTLPNTAPILTGMTLQEMDISHGFFDKYQFVWKDYMNAGYLTFFSEDASSFGIFNYLNSGFKYLPVDYYMRQFISGLESTNRNQTNKLCSGNSLILQAVFDQLSEFITTYHDVPKFAISNICKPTHDNANGLGIEDLPLARTLTILQKRGALDNTVLIVFGDHGSRYGNIRNTYQGRIEENMPALFISLPLWFRKENSELYETLKSNRKKLTSNIDIYATLQDILEIGKGHIAPSYNGKYGTSLLRNIRTNRKCEDLKIPTHFCVCQNFYSIYSTESKIVREISYWVVKEINTMLVNVTVCVDLALNNISHAWKSMNTTNVTSPLHGDYVIQFSVLPSHAEFEVTVMYYGERFSLLGDILRTNKYERESYCVSSHKNMAVLERYCYCRDQLSSSNFINNATPT, encoded by the coding sequence ATGAAGACAAGTGTACACAAGGCATATGCAAAAAGTGCATCGGAATACAACTCAGGCACATGTTACTTTCCGAATCTTGAGCCATACGGACCGGAAGTAAAAAGATTCGTAAAAGTACGAAAGCACCATGACTGTGGTCGATGGAATCTGATTACATACAGGGAAGGGATGAAACTCATCGTTAATAAAACAGTCACTTCTCACTATCCGTTATTTGCAAACTGTTCCTATCAACCTTATGTGAAGGAAGTTGAACACGATAGTAGAAAGTTGTTCTTAAAAGAAAGATTCCGAACATTTAACGAATCCATTGATATCACTGATCAGTTTTACATGGTTAGTTGTTTCAATACAAAGAAAACGTTGCTAGGACAGCAACACTTTGCATCTGTCATAAGAAATGAAACCTTGATGAAGTTAAGACAAGGATATCGGTCTGATATCGCTAACCCGGCGTTAAGAAGACCCATGGATGTCGTTATGGTTGGTCTCGAGTCGACATCCAGACTGAATTTTTTCCGTCAGATGAACTATACGAAAGCCTTCCTGGATAGTATCTCTACTGTAGACATGTTAGGGTACAATAAGGCAGGCCTTAACACGTTACCGAACACAGCCCCCATACTCACAGGCATGACGCTGCAGGAGATGGATATTTCTCATGGATTCTTCgataaatatcaatttgtctGGAAAGACTACATGAACGCTGGCTATCTGACATTTTTTAGCGAGGATGCGTCTTCTTTCGGGATATTTAACTACCTTAACAGcggttttaaatatttacctgtagactattACATGCGGCAGTTTATATCAGGATTAGAATCAACCAacagaaatcaaacaaataaactctGTTCGGGAAATTCACTCATATTACAGGCTGTGTTTGATCAGTTATCCGAGTTCATCACCACATATCATGACGTTCCGAAGTTTGCAATTTCTAACATTTGTAAACCGACACACGATAACGCTAATGGGCTAGGCATTGAGGATCTACCTCTCGCGAGGACACTTACGATCCTCCAAAAACGTGGAGCCCTGGACAATACTGTGCTAATTGTCTTTGGGGATCATGGTAGTCGATACGGTAACATAAGAAATACATATCAAGGGAGAATAGAGGAAAACATGCCAGCGCTGTTTATCTCCCTTCCGCTTTGGTTTCGTAAGGAAAATAGTGAATTATATGAAACTCTGAAATCTAATAGAAAGAAATTAACAAGTAACATCGATATATATGCTACACTTCAGGATATACTAGAAATAGGTAAAGGCCACATAGCGCCGAGTTACAATGGGAAATACGGAACCAGCCTTCTGCGGAATATTAGGACGAACAGGAAATGTGAGGATTTAAAGATACCAACACACTTCTGTGTCTGCCAGAACTTCTACAGTATTTATTCCACTGAATCAAAAATCGTCCGTGAAATATCATATTGGGTGGTGAAAGAAATTAACACGATGTTAGTGAATGTTACTGTTTGTGTAGATTTGGCCTTGAATAATATCAGTCATGCGTGGAAGTCTATGAATACAACTAATGTTACGTCACCGCTTCATGGGGACTACGTAATACAGTTCAGTGTTCTACCGAGCCATGCTGAATTTGAGGTCACCGTCATGTATTATGGAGAGAGATTCTCTCTACTTGGTGATATATTACGTACAAATAAATACGAGAGAGAATCGTATTGTGTCTCTAGTCATAAGAATATGGCGGTGTTGGAGAGATATTGCTATTGTCGAGATCAATTATCATCTTCGAACTTTATAAATAATGCCACACCTACATAA